The proteins below are encoded in one region of Clostridium pasteurianum DSM 525 = ATCC 6013:
- a CDS encoding LysM peptidoglycan-binding domain-containing protein: MIIHVVNNGESVYSISRLYKVSADKIISDNELTNPDRLVVGQTLVILEGIRKHIVTPNESLYSIAAAYGMTVNELIAANPQITNPDLIYPGQVLRIPSRTRKFGTIEVNGYAFPNINMEVLRKTLPNLTYLSIFSHEVKEDGSLREINDTPLIEAARAAGVAPLLVISNLLPGGGFSSDLARTILSSEQLQNKLLNNVIETLKAKNYYGLDVDFEYIYAEDRELYNNFLRKAVEKLKPLGYPVTTALAPKISGNQTGILYEGHDYPVHGEVVSHVILMTYEWGYTYGPPMAVAPINSVRRVLDYAVTVIPRNKIFMGIPNYGYDWPLPFKRGNRANTVSNVGAVNLAARVGAEIQYDRLSQAPYFNYYESNGREHEVWFEDARSIRAKLELANEFKLAGISYWTIGRYFPQNWLVLNSLYDVKKVI; the protein is encoded by the coding sequence TTGATTATACATGTTGTGAATAATGGTGAATCTGTTTATTCTATATCGCGGTTATATAAAGTTTCTGCTGATAAAATAATATCAGATAATGAACTTACAAATCCTGATAGGCTAGTAGTAGGTCAAACTTTGGTGATTCTTGAAGGCATAAGAAAACATATTGTAACTCCTAATGAGAGTTTATATTCAATTGCCGCAGCTTATGGAATGACTGTTAATGAATTAATTGCTGCAAATCCTCAAATAACTAATCCAGATTTAATATATCCAGGGCAGGTTTTAAGAATACCTTCTAGGACAAGAAAATTTGGAACCATTGAAGTAAATGGATATGCCTTCCCCAATATAAATATGGAAGTGTTGAGAAAGACTTTACCTAATTTGACATATTTGAGTATATTTAGCCATGAAGTAAAGGAAGATGGTTCGCTAAGAGAGATTAATGATACGCCGTTAATAGAAGCAGCAAGAGCAGCAGGAGTTGCTCCCCTTTTAGTCATCAGTAATCTCCTGCCAGGAGGAGGTTTTAGCAGTGACTTAGCCAGAACAATTTTGTCCAGTGAACAGCTGCAGAATAAACTTTTAAATAATGTGATTGAAACTTTAAAAGCAAAAAACTATTATGGATTAGATGTTGATTTTGAGTATATCTATGCTGAGGATAGAGAATTATACAATAATTTTCTTAGAAAAGCTGTGGAAAAATTAAAACCATTAGGTTATCCTGTTACAACTGCATTGGCACCTAAAATATCAGGTAATCAGACAGGAATTTTATATGAAGGGCATGATTATCCTGTTCACGGTGAAGTCGTATCTCATGTTATATTGATGACCTATGAATGGGGATATACCTATGGACCACCAATGGCAGTAGCACCCATCAATTCTGTAAGGAGAGTTTTAGATTATGCTGTTACTGTTATACCTAGGAATAAAATATTTATGGGTATACCAAACTATGGATATGATTGGCCTCTGCCTTTTAAAAGAGGTAATAGAGCAAATACTGTTTCAAATGTAGGAGCAGTTAATCTTGCAGCTAGAGTAGGGGCAGAAATACAATATGATAGATTGTCTCAAGCTCCCTATTTTAATTATTATGAAAGTAATGGAAGAGAGCATGAAGTTTGGTTTGAGGATGCTAGAAGTATCAGAGCAAAGCTGGAATTGGCTAATGAATTTAAACTTGCAGGTATAAGTTATTGGACTATAGGGAGATATTTTCCACAGAATTGGTTAGTTTTAAATTCTCTGTATGATGTTAAAAAGGTTATTTAA
- the polC gene encoding DNA polymerase III subunit alpha produces the protein MKRINEIFSDYTVKGNINTALVESVVLSKKSKRLEMKISSDKYIEIREFQDLNRFIRKRFSLRDSIISVKYADGTDKKPIEEELKNIVFLLADKHPVLKTILNNSEFQVDENTINFNFKIAVSNFLKSMNYDKQLYKAIKTFYGTTYKINFVDKVNSGELNLQEEINNKKMFEVINKIKKDLNSNSPKLSKEVGNKKQEVKAEIETNGKKIDSSLIVGRNAKIKETVIKITDITPDEGRIALEGEISNMEAKELKSGKTLVSFDLYDGSSSMTCKTFLKPGEDDKVLPKLKKAKGVKLVGNAGYSKFSGEVEMIANTIIETQGVKRAKRQDNTEVKRVELHMHTQMSQMDAMTSATDLIKRAMSWGMRSIAITDHGVVQAFPEAHKLLGRDNPDMKVLYGVEAYLAPDKKPSVTNTKGQSIDTTYCVLDLETTGFSPVTEKITEIGIMKYKEGKVIDQFSCFVNPEKPIPARVVEVTNITDDMVRNAETIEQVFPKMLEFIKGSVLVAHNAGFDVGFLKHNARVLGYDFDFTYLDTLSLAQEVFPDFKTYKLGRIAKHLGIKVEVAHRALDDVDTTVKVFEVMLGKLRERGCQTIEDIDLYASDEESKKQEYKKLRTYHAIIFAKNYVGLKNLYRLVSYSNLDYFYKKPRILKSMYKKYSEGLILGSACSEGELYQAILLGKSDEEIEAIAEEYDYLEIQPLGNNDYLVRQEQVPNREYLKEINKKIIHLGEKLNKLVVATGDVHFMDPEDEIYRRILEAGQGFKDADNQAPLYLRTTEEMLQEFSYLGKEKAYEVVVTNTNKISDMCERISPISPVKATPHIDGCEQTIKDITYEKAHELYGDPLPELVKQRLDKELESIIKNGFSVMYIIAQKLVWKSNEDGYLVGSRGSVGSSVVAYMTGITEVNALPPHYRCPKCKHSDFKDYGFKNGFDLPDKCCPVCGEQMAKDGIDIPFETFLGFNGDKEPDIDLNFSGEYQAKAHKYTEVIFGKGTTFKAGTIGTVAEKTAFGYVKKYLDEKNLTVNKAEITRISKGCTGIKRTSGQHPGGIIVVPKGREIFEFCPVQHPADDPNSDIITTHFDYHSIDQNLLKLDILGHDDPTVIRMLQDITGVDPKTIPMDEKKTMSIFSSTEALGVTPEQVNSKVGTFGIPEFGTKFVRGMLLDIMPKTFTDLICISGLSHGTDVWLGNAKDLIDEGIVTSISEAVCTRDDIMVYLIKKGLPPNSAFKIMETVRKGKALKEPKFVEYEALMREHEVPEWYIESCKKIKYMFPKAHAAAYVMMAFRIAWFKVHIPKAYYAAYFTIRAKAFDAEFMIFGKEKVKAKMKEIESMGMQAPPKDKDMYDDLELVLEMYERGIKILPIDLYKSHATQFLVEEEGLRPPINSISGMGNVAAEGIYNAAQEEIPINSVEDLKKRAKIGNSAIDSLRKFGCLKGLPEKDQLSFFDAI, from the coding sequence ATGAAAAGAATAAATGAAATTTTTAGTGATTATACAGTAAAGGGTAATATAAATACTGCCCTTGTAGAATCGGTAGTATTAAGCAAGAAAAGTAAACGTCTGGAGATGAAAATTAGTTCAGATAAATATATTGAAATAAGGGAATTTCAAGATCTTAACAGATTTATAAGAAAAAGATTTTCATTAAGAGATTCTATAATTTCTGTAAAGTATGCTGATGGAACGGATAAAAAGCCTATAGAAGAGGAACTTAAAAATATTGTATTTTTACTGGCGGATAAACATCCTGTTTTAAAGACAATTTTAAATAATAGTGAATTTCAGGTAGATGAAAATACTATAAATTTTAATTTTAAAATTGCTGTATCAAATTTTTTAAAATCTATGAATTATGACAAGCAACTTTATAAGGCTATAAAAACATTTTATGGTACTACATATAAAATAAATTTTGTTGATAAGGTAAATAGTGGAGAATTAAACTTACAAGAGGAAATAAATAATAAGAAAATGTTTGAGGTTATAAATAAGATTAAGAAGGATTTAAACAGTAATAGTCCTAAATTGTCTAAGGAAGTTGGAAATAAAAAACAGGAAGTAAAAGCAGAAATAGAGACCAATGGTAAAAAGATTGATTCATCCTTGATAGTAGGAAGAAATGCTAAAATTAAGGAAACTGTAATAAAGATTACTGACATTACACCCGATGAGGGTAGGATAGCCTTAGAGGGTGAAATATCCAATATGGAAGCAAAGGAATTGAAGAGCGGAAAGACATTAGTTTCCTTTGATCTGTACGATGGTTCAAGTTCTATGACTTGTAAGACTTTCTTGAAGCCAGGTGAAGATGATAAAGTATTACCTAAGCTTAAAAAAGCTAAGGGCGTTAAGCTTGTAGGAAATGCAGGTTATAGTAAATTTTCTGGGGAAGTTGAGATGATTGCTAATACCATAATAGAAACTCAAGGTGTAAAGAGAGCTAAGAGACAGGATAATACAGAGGTGAAGAGAGTTGAGCTGCATATGCATACACAGATGAGTCAAATGGATGCCATGACCAGTGCTACTGACTTGATTAAAAGAGCTATGAGCTGGGGCATGAGGTCAATTGCCATAACAGATCATGGAGTAGTTCAGGCCTTTCCAGAGGCACATAAGCTTTTAGGTAGAGATAATCCTGATATGAAGGTGCTGTATGGAGTAGAGGCCTATTTGGCTCCGGATAAAAAGCCATCAGTAACAAATACTAAGGGCCAAAGTATTGACACCACGTATTGTGTGCTGGATTTAGAAACCACCGGATTTTCACCAGTAACTGAAAAAATTACTGAAATAGGAATCATGAAATATAAAGAGGGTAAGGTAATAGACCAGTTCAGCTGTTTTGTAAATCCTGAAAAGCCTATTCCTGCAAGGGTTGTAGAGGTTACTAATATAACTGATGATATGGTGAGAAATGCTGAAACTATAGAACAGGTTTTTCCTAAAATGTTGGAGTTTATTAAGGGGAGTGTTTTAGTTGCTCACAATGCTGGATTTGATGTGGGATTTTTAAAGCATAATGCTAGAGTTTTAGGCTATGACTTTGACTTTACATATTTAGATACTTTGTCTCTGGCACAGGAGGTTTTCCCTGATTTTAAAACCTATAAATTAGGAAGAATTGCAAAACACCTTGGTATAAAGGTGGAAGTTGCTCACAGAGCTTTAGATGATGTTGATACTACTGTTAAGGTTTTTGAAGTAATGCTTGGAAAACTAAGGGAAAGAGGATGCCAAACCATTGAGGATATAGATTTATATGCTTCAGATGAAGAGTCTAAAAAGCAGGAATATAAAAAGCTTAGGACTTATCATGCAATAATATTTGCAAAAAATTATGTGGGCTTAAAGAATTTATACAGACTTGTATCTTATTCCAATTTAGATTATTTCTATAAAAAGCCTCGTATATTAAAGAGTATGTATAAAAAATATTCAGAGGGTTTAATTCTTGGTAGTGCTTGTAGTGAAGGAGAATTATATCAGGCAATACTTCTTGGAAAATCAGATGAGGAAATTGAAGCTATTGCAGAAGAATATGATTATCTGGAAATTCAGCCTCTAGGCAATAATGATTATTTAGTAAGGCAGGAACAGGTACCTAACAGAGAATATCTAAAGGAAATTAATAAAAAAATTATACATCTTGGAGAAAAACTGAATAAACTTGTAGTAGCTACAGGTGATGTTCATTTCATGGATCCTGAGGATGAGATATATAGGCGTATACTTGAAGCCGGTCAGGGCTTTAAAGATGCAGATAATCAGGCTCCATTATATTTAAGGACTACCGAGGAAATGCTTCAGGAGTTTTCCTATTTAGGTAAAGAAAAGGCTTATGAGGTTGTAGTTACAAATACTAATAAAATATCGGATATGTGCGAGAGAATAAGTCCAATATCACCAGTAAAAGCTACACCACATATAGATGGCTGTGAACAGACCATTAAGGATATTACCTATGAAAAAGCTCATGAACTGTATGGAGATCCACTTCCTGAACTAGTTAAGCAAAGACTGGATAAGGAGCTGGAATCCATTATAAAAAATGGTTTCTCCGTAATGTATATAATTGCTCAAAAACTAGTATGGAAATCAAATGAAGATGGATATCTAGTCGGTTCCAGAGGTTCCGTTGGTTCCTCTGTAGTAGCATATATGACTGGTATAACAGAGGTAAATGCACTGCCGCCTCATTACAGGTGTCCAAAATGCAAGCATTCTGATTTTAAAGATTATGGTTTTAAAAATGGTTTCGACTTGCCGGATAAATGTTGTCCTGTATGTGGAGAGCAAATGGCTAAGGATGGAATAGATATTCCCTTTGAAACTTTCTTAGGGTTCAATGGAGACAAAGAACCAGATATAGACTTAAACTTTTCAGGAGAATACCAGGCAAAGGCACATAAATATACAGAGGTTATCTTTGGAAAGGGCACAACTTTTAAGGCCGGAACTATAGGTACTGTAGCGGAAAAAACAGCCTTTGGATATGTAAAAAAGTATTTGGATGAAAAGAATCTTACAGTAAATAAGGCAGAGATTACTAGAATCTCAAAAGGCTGTACAGGAATAAAAAGAACTTCAGGTCAGCATCCTGGTGGAATAATTGTTGTGCCTAAGGGAAGAGAAATTTTCGAATTTTGTCCCGTTCAGCATCCTGCTGATGATCCAAATTCGGATATTATAACAACCCATTTTGATTATCACTCTATTGATCAGAATCTATTGAAGCTGGATATATTGGGGCATGACGATCCAACAGTTATAAGAATGCTGCAGGATATAACTGGAGTAGATCCAAAAACTATACCTATGGATGAAAAGAAAACTATGTCTATATTTTCATCTACAGAAGCTCTAGGAGTAACACCTGAGCAGGTAAATTCAAAGGTGGGAACTTTCGGTATACCTGAGTTTGGTACCAAGTTTGTAAGAGGAATGCTTTTAGATATTATGCCAAAGACCTTTACAGATTTAATATGTATATCAGGACTTTCCCATGGTACTGATGTGTGGCTTGGAAATGCCAAGGACTTAATTGATGAGGGAATAGTCACCAGTATAAGTGAAGCAGTATGTACAAGAGATGATATCATGGTTTATCTTATCAAAAAAGGTCTGCCTCCAAACTCTGCCTTTAAGATAATGGAGACAGTACGTAAGGGAAAGGCATTAAAGGAGCCTAAATTTGTGGAATATGAGGCCTTAATGAGGGAGCATGAAGTACCGGAATGGTATATAGAATCCTGTAAAAAGATAAAGTATATGTTTCCTAAGGCTCATGCTGCAGCTTATGTAATGATGGCCTTTAGAATAGCCTGGTTTAAGGTTCACATACCTAAGGCTTATTATGCAGCATACTTCACCATCAGAGCAAAAGCTTTCGATGCAGAATTTATGATTTTTGGAAAAGAAAAGGTTAAAGCAAAGATGAAGGAAATTGAAAGTATGGGTATGCAGGCTCCTCCTAAGGATAAGGATATGTATGATGATTTGGAATTGGTTTTGGAAATGTATGAAAGAGGCATTAAAATTCTTCCTATTGATTTGTATAAATCTCATGCCACACAATTTTTGGTGGAGGAAGAGGGATTGAGGCCTCCTATAAATAGTATATCAGGTATGGGAAATGTGGCAGCAGAGGGGATATATAATGCAGCCCAAGAGGAAATACCTATAAACTCTGTAGAAGATTTGAAAAAACGTGCTAAAATAGGTAATTCAGCTATAGATTCACTAAGAAAGTTTGGATGTTTAAAAGGTCTTCCTGAAAAAGATCAATTAAGTTTTTTTGATGCAATTTAG
- the rlmH gene encoding 23S rRNA (pseudouridine(1915)-N(3))-methyltransferase RlmH produces MNITLITVGKIKEKYLREAIAEYKKRLSRYCKLDIIELQDEKTPDNASAKDEEIIKNKEGQLILKYIKDNMHVVALDLKGKMLSSEELSGFIKDLGVKGESNIAFLIGGSLGLSESVLNRANYRLCFSKMTFPHQLFRVMLLEQIYRGFRIMKGEPYHK; encoded by the coding sequence TTGAATATAACTCTAATCACTGTAGGCAAAATAAAGGAAAAATATCTTAGAGAGGCTATAGCGGAATATAAAAAGAGACTTTCTAGATACTGCAAATTGGATATAATAGAGCTTCAAGATGAGAAGACCCCAGATAATGCTTCAGCTAAAGATGAGGAAATTATAAAGAATAAAGAAGGTCAGCTTATATTAAAATATATTAAAGATAATATGCACGTGGTGGCTTTAGATTTAAAGGGCAAAATGTTATCTTCTGAAGAATTGTCAGGTTTTATTAAGGACTTAGGAGTAAAAGGAGAAAGCAATATAGCTTTTCTCATTGGAGGTTCTTTGGGATTATCGGAATCAGTTTTAAATAGAGCTAATTATAGACTTTGTTTTTCAAAGATGACTTTTCCTCATCAGTTATTTAGAGTTATGCTGCTGGAGCAAATTTATAGAGGTTTTAGGATAATGAAGGGTGAACCGTATCATAAATGA
- a CDS encoding pyridoxal phosphate-dependent aminotransferase, which yields MPKMSERLNGFTESIIRKMTRIANKYGAVNLSQGFPDFDPPKEIKEELIKVADEGPHQYEITWGSQKLREALSKKQRKFMGIAIDPNKEIVITCGSTEAMMVSMMTVCNPGDKVVVFSPFYENYGADAILCGAEPIYVPLNPPEFNFDKEELIKAFEQRPKAIILCNPSNPTGKVFTMEELQFIADLAKKYDTFVITDEVYEHIVMKPNKHHYMASLPGMFERTISCSSLSKTYAITGWRIGYVIAPENIIENAKKVHDFLTVGAAAPLQAAILAGINLPDKYYEDLTELYTKKRELFLKGLDEAGLKYTKPEGAYYVMIDISEFTDGSDVEFCEWLAKEVGVAAVPGSSFFKEDVNNYIRFHFAKNEDTLLEAIKRLKTLREKAKLTRI from the coding sequence ATGCCTAAAATGAGTGAAAGACTAAATGGATTTACGGAATCTATTATAAGAAAAATGACAAGAATAGCAAATAAATATGGAGCTGTAAATTTGTCACAGGGATTTCCTGATTTTGATCCTCCAAAAGAAATTAAAGAAGAACTTATAAAAGTAGCAGACGAAGGACCTCATCAATATGAAATTACTTGGGGATCCCAAAAGTTAAGAGAAGCACTATCAAAAAAACAAAGGAAGTTTATGGGTATTGCCATAGATCCTAATAAAGAAATTGTTATCACCTGTGGAAGTACTGAGGCAATGATGGTTTCCATGATGACTGTGTGCAATCCAGGGGATAAAGTTGTTGTATTCTCACCCTTTTATGAGAATTATGGAGCAGATGCAATACTTTGTGGAGCAGAACCTATATACGTACCACTTAATCCACCAGAATTCAATTTTGATAAAGAAGAATTAATAAAAGCATTTGAGCAAAGACCTAAAGCAATTATACTATGTAATCCATCTAATCCCACAGGTAAAGTATTTACAATGGAAGAACTTCAGTTTATAGCAGATTTAGCAAAGAAATACGATACTTTTGTAATCACAGATGAAGTCTATGAACATATAGTTATGAAGCCTAACAAACATCATTACATGGCTTCGCTGCCAGGAATGTTTGAACGTACTATTTCCTGTAGTTCTCTATCTAAAACTTATGCAATAACTGGTTGGAGAATAGGATATGTCATTGCCCCCGAGAATATAATTGAAAATGCTAAAAAGGTTCATGACTTTTTAACTGTTGGAGCAGCAGCACCGCTTCAAGCAGCTATATTAGCTGGAATTAATCTTCCCGATAAGTACTATGAGGATTTAACAGAACTGTATACAAAGAAAAGAGAATTATTTTTAAAAGGATTAGACGAAGCAGGACTTAAATACACAAAACCAGAAGGGGCTTATTATGTCATGATAGATATATCAGAGTTCACTGATGGTAGTGATGTAGAATTCTGTGAGTGGTTAGCTAAGGAAGTAGGAGTTGCTGCAGTACCGGGATCAAGTTTTTTTAAAGAAGATGTAAACAACTATATAAGATTTCATTTTGCTAAAAATGAAGATACGTTGCTTGAGGCAATTAAGAGGTTGAAGACTTTAAGGGAAAAGGCAAAACTTACGAGAATTTAA
- a CDS encoding SEC-C metal-binding domain-containing protein produces MSLYKSWTDMVVEYVKTRGEAAFWKEYGTIETKIYTKLLADRKKDLEGKFEDLAKEFEVDDIFFMGFLDGINDSLNEQLDLENINKEDTINANVDFEKLYFNMLEAKADYLYGLSQWDGIFSKEKRKEIHNNWKNSKTVVNKNKIGRNEPCPCGSGKKYKQCCGKN; encoded by the coding sequence ATGAGTTTATATAAAAGTTGGACAGATATGGTAGTGGAGTATGTAAAAACAAGAGGAGAAGCGGCTTTTTGGAAAGAATATGGGACAATAGAAACAAAAATATATACTAAGCTATTAGCAGATCGTAAAAAAGATTTAGAAGGTAAATTTGAAGATTTGGCAAAAGAGTTTGAAGTGGATGATATCTTTTTTATGGGATTTTTAGATGGAATAAACGATAGTTTAAATGAACAATTAGATCTAGAAAATATAAATAAAGAAGATACTATAAATGCAAATGTAGACTTTGAAAAATTATACTTTAATATGCTTGAAGCAAAAGCAGATTATCTTTATGGCCTTTCTCAATGGGATGGGATCTTTTCAAAAGAAAAAAGAAAGGAAATACATAATAACTGGAAGAATTCCAAGACTGTAGTTAATAAAAACAAAATTGGGAGAAATGAACCTTGCCCTTGTGGTAGTGGTAAAAAATATAAGCAGTGCTGTGGTAAAAACTAG
- a CDS encoding CxxH/CxxC protein produces MQEENKYFCKEHLDKAFDDYLLENERFPNVVEDTEHKCNYCQKQSEYKLCRDE; encoded by the coding sequence GTGCAAGAAGAAAATAAGTACTTTTGTAAAGAGCATTTAGACAAGGCCTTTGATGATTATCTTTTGGAAAATGAAAGGTTCCCGAATGTAGTAGAAGATACGGAGCACAAATGTAATTATTGTCAAAAACAATCGGAATATAAATTGTGTAGAGATGAATAA
- a CDS encoding GerMN domain-containing protein yields MKKKVLASSMGIIFICSNLIFSACSFRDNNQNLNNKVENVKLYKEKGQALDLNLYFDASKNENKAEVGMEERLIKKEEFIGELIINELIKGPGIESKLKPILPKTTKLLSFSINNDIAFINFSEDAKVPMTPVKEEAILKSLTMSLEQLSSVKKIKIQINNKDTDVLGGNYDISKPFGKDDISARRK; encoded by the coding sequence ATGAAAAAAAAAGTATTAGCTTCCAGTATGGGTATTATATTTATATGTTCTAATTTAATATTTAGTGCATGTTCATTTAGAGATAACAATCAAAATTTAAACAATAAAGTAGAAAATGTGAAGTTATATAAAGAGAAAGGTCAGGCACTTGACTTGAATTTATATTTTGATGCATCAAAAAATGAAAACAAGGCAGAAGTAGGTATGGAAGAGAGATTAATAAAAAAAGAAGAATTCATAGGAGAGCTTATTATTAATGAACTCATAAAAGGACCGGGAATAGAAAGCAAACTAAAACCTATCTTGCCTAAGACTACTAAACTTTTAAGTTTTTCTATAAATAATGATATTGCCTTTATAAACTTTAGTGAGGATGCAAAAGTTCCTATGACTCCAGTTAAAGAAGAAGCTATACTAAAGAGTTTAACTATGTCTTTGGAACAACTATCTTCTGTAAAAAAAATAAAAATACAAATCAATAATAAAGATACAGATGTACTTGGTGGTAACTATGATATATCAAAACCTTTTGGGAAGGATGATATAAGTGCAAGAAGAAAATAA
- a CDS encoding MBL fold metallo-hydrolase, translated as MRFCSLYSGSSGNSMFVASQKAKILIDAGLSGKYIEKALDQIRENPKDINAIFVTHEHTDHIKGVGVLSRKYDIPIYANESTWKAMLKNVGKIKENNIKIMDKNSVCIKDLEVVGYDIPHDAAKPTGYSVICKDKKACVATDIGYFSDQIKEQLADADVILLESNHDVEMLKFGPYPYSLKRRILSNVGHLSNEDCGKAIMDIIGGYKKKKIILGHLSKTNNYPELAFKTVVNVLSDEGIRIEKDIAITMAKRDMPSGYTEF; from the coding sequence ATGAGATTTTGTTCGCTTTACAGTGGAAGTAGTGGAAATAGTATGTTTGTTGCGTCGCAAAAGGCAAAAATATTAATAGATGCGGGACTTTCTGGGAAATATATAGAGAAGGCTTTAGATCAAATAAGGGAAAATCCTAAAGATATAAATGCTATATTTGTTACTCACGAGCATACAGACCATATAAAGGGAGTAGGAGTACTTTCCAGAAAGTATGACATACCTATATATGCTAATGAATCTACCTGGAAGGCAATGCTTAAAAATGTGGGTAAAATAAAAGAGAATAATATTAAAATTATGGATAAAAATAGTGTATGTATTAAAGATTTAGAGGTAGTAGGGTATGATATACCTCATGATGCGGCAAAACCTACAGGATATTCTGTAATTTGTAAAGATAAAAAAGCATGTGTTGCTACGGATATAGGATATTTTTCTGATCAGATTAAAGAACAGCTTGCAGATGCTGATGTGATACTTCTAGAGAGCAATCATGATGTGGAGATGTTGAAATTTGGACCCTATCCATATAGTTTAAAAAGAAGAATACTTAGTAATGTTGGGCATTTATCTAATGAAGATTGCGGTAAAGCTATTATGGATATAATAGGTGGCTATAAGAAGAAGAAAATTATTCTAGGACATTTAAGTAAAACAAATAACTATCCAGAATTGGCATTTAAGACAGTAGTAAATGTTTTAAGTGATGAAGGAATAAGAATAGAAAAGGATATAGCGATAACCATGGCAAAAAGAGATATGCCAAGTGGGTATACTGAATTTTAA
- a CDS encoding UDP-N-acetylglucosamine 1-carboxyvinyltransferase: MDKLIIKGGKELFGSVEIGGAKNAAVAVLPAAIMASKSICVIDNIPEIEDIQCEERIIESLGCKITRVKNSVTIDSTMLKSVKADTDDVRKMRASYYLIGALLGRFKKASVELPGGCPIGVRPIDQHIKGFEALGARVNIEHGTIIVEADRLIGTNIYFDVVSVGATINVMLAATLAEGTTVLENAAKEPHVVDVANFLNTMGANIKGAGTDVIRIVGVKELIGCNYSVIPDQIEAGTYMVAAAACGGSVTINNVIPKHLESISAKLVEMGAEVIELDDSVTVKSKKNLKGVNIKTLPYPGFPTDVQQPMSTLLCVSQGRSIINESIFECRFKHIDELKKMGAHIKVEGRIAIIDGVKKLTGAVVKASDLRAGAAMVIAGLIAEGSTEVTSIEHIDRGYPHIENKFKALGADIVRASQD, translated from the coding sequence ATGGACAAATTGATTATAAAAGGCGGTAAAGAGCTTTTTGGAAGTGTGGAAATAGGTGGGGCCAAAAATGCGGCAGTAGCAGTTCTTCCAGCGGCTATTATGGCTAGTAAAAGTATATGTGTTATAGATAATATTCCTGAAATAGAAGATATTCAATGTGAAGAGAGAATCATTGAAAGTCTTGGTTGTAAAATTACTAGAGTTAAAAACTCAGTTACTATAGATAGTACTATGTTAAAGAGTGTAAAAGCAGATACTGATGATGTTAGAAAAATGAGAGCCTCTTATTACTTAATAGGAGCATTACTTGGAAGATTTAAAAAGGCATCAGTAGAATTACCAGGAGGATGTCCTATAGGTGTTAGGCCTATTGATCAGCATATAAAGGGATTCGAAGCCTTGGGTGCAAGAGTTAATATTGAACACGGAACAATAATTGTAGAAGCAGATAGGCTTATAGGAACAAATATATACTTTGACGTTGTGAGTGTAGGAGCTACCATAAATGTTATGTTAGCAGCAACTTTGGCTGAGGGTACTACAGTACTTGAAAATGCAGCTAAAGAGCCTCACGTAGTAGACGTTGCCAATTTTTTAAACACTATGGGAGCTAACATAAAAGGAGCAGGTACAGATGTTATAAGAATAGTGGGTGTTAAGGAATTAATTGGTTGTAATTATAGTGTTATTCCAGATCAAATCGAAGCAGGTACATATATGGTAGCAGCAGCAGCTTGTGGTGGATCTGTGACTATAAATAATGTTATACCTAAACATCTTGAGTCAATATCAGCAAAATTAGTGGAGATGGGTGCTGAAGTCATTGAACTTGATGATTCTGTTACTGTTAAATCAAAGAAAAATTTAAAAGGTGTAAATATAAAAACTCTTCCTTATCCTGGATTTCCAACGGATGTTCAGCAACCAATGAGTACACTTTTGTGTGTTTCACAGGGAAGAAGTATAATAAATGAAAGTATATTTGAATGCAGATTTAAACATATAGACGAACTTAAAAAGATGGGTGCACACATAAAGGTGGAAGGCAGAATTGCTATAATTGATGGCGTTAAAAAATTAACGGGAGCAGTTGTTAAAGCAAGTGATCTGAGGGCTGGTGCAGCTATGGTTATTGCTGGACTTATTGCTGAAGGATCTACAGAAGTTACTTCCATAGAGCATATTGATAGAGGTTATCCTCATATTGAAAACAAATTCAAGGCTTTAGGAGCGGATATAGTAAGAGCATCACAAGATTAA